The following proteins are encoded in a genomic region of Candidatus Zixiibacteriota bacterium:
- a CDS encoding capsule assembly Wzi family protein → MNRSMIYRILLALLFLVFATGSVGAELLPLGGPEQGFLYERFQRLDALNLDRYDFQLGPYTLDRDDLMLGPLSPLKDIPQRSLRLSAFALENFRSIKESSAISLESFRGAVAARPTDRLFVYGNFVLDEARAQDETYTGKKWRGFAGGVENAFAQFNTQRFKLTVGRFASFWGLPNSLVLSSNVSLDGLAYRVKWGRLTLSYRLARLDGMNPDQDSTAQFENRYFAGHRLDIHLHKRLRVGLFETIVFGGAGRQLDFYYLNPLIFFHGSQLNEGANDNSMIGLDFTFKPKVGYKLYGQLLIDDFQIDSREQQDQEPDEIGLILGTHLVDLMPSLDLQLEYSKVTNRTFNQMHERNRYLYHGQLLGGALGNDYDHWSINLTRWFGEQIALSATIDIHRQGEGRVSDEWSSPWMEIEGTYTESFPTGVVESSRLFAVGGRGFVGNNFFVHITAGLDWRKNFEHIEGENQNRPFISIQLSSFIFTTVGVD, encoded by the coding sequence ATGAATCGTTCAATGATCTACAGAATATTGCTGGCCCTGCTGTTCCTGGTTTTTGCTACAGGCTCGGTCGGCGCAGAGTTGCTCCCATTAGGCGGCCCCGAACAGGGATTCCTGTACGAGCGCTTTCAACGTCTCGATGCCCTCAACCTGGATCGGTACGATTTTCAGTTGGGACCTTATACCTTGGATCGGGACGATCTCATGCTGGGTCCGCTGTCTCCTTTGAAAGATATCCCTCAGCGGAGTTTACGCCTCTCCGCCTTCGCTTTGGAGAATTTCCGCAGTATAAAAGAGTCATCGGCCATCAGCCTGGAATCTTTTCGCGGCGCCGTGGCTGCACGTCCGACCGACCGTTTGTTCGTATATGGCAATTTCGTTTTGGATGAAGCCAGAGCGCAGGATGAAACGTACACCGGGAAGAAATGGCGCGGTTTTGCGGGCGGCGTCGAAAACGCTTTCGCCCAGTTTAACACGCAACGATTCAAACTCACGGTTGGTCGCTTTGCATCGTTCTGGGGCTTGCCCAACTCGCTGGTGCTGTCATCGAATGTCAGCCTGGACGGTTTGGCGTACCGTGTCAAATGGGGTCGGCTCACCTTGTCATACCGGCTGGCTCGGCTTGACGGCATGAATCCGGATCAGGACAGCACGGCCCAGTTTGAAAACCGGTATTTCGCCGGTCACCGTCTGGACATCCATCTGCACAAGCGACTGCGTGTTGGCCTGTTCGAGACGATAGTGTTCGGCGGCGCCGGTCGACAGCTCGATTTCTACTATCTCAACCCGCTGATCTTCTTTCATGGATCGCAACTTAACGAAGGGGCCAACGACAACAGCATGATCGGCCTCGATTTCACCTTCAAACCGAAAGTCGGCTATAAGCTGTATGGCCAACTCCTCATCGACGACTTCCAGATCGACAGCCGGGAGCAGCAGGATCAGGAACCTGACGAGATAGGCCTCATCCTGGGGACACATCTTGTCGACCTGATGCCGTCGCTCGACCTCCAACTTGAGTACAGTAAGGTCACCAACCGAACCTTCAACCAGATGCATGAACGCAACCGTTATCTCTATCATGGACAGTTACTGGGCGGGGCGTTGGGTAATGATTACGATCACTGGTCGATCAATCTGACCCGGTGGTTCGGTGAGCAGATCGCATTGTCGGCAACAATCGATATCCACCGGCAGGGCGAGGGTCGGGTCTCGGACGAATGGAGCAGCCCCTGGATGGAGATTGAAGGGACATACACAGAATCGTTCCCCACCGGCGTTGTCGAAAGCAGCCGCTTGTTCGCAGTCGGAGGGCGAGGCTTTGTGGGCAACAACTTTTTCGTGCATATCACCGCTGGTCTGGATTGGAGGAAGAACTTCGAGCACATCGAGGGTGAGAACCAAAACCGACCTTTCATCAGCATTCAGCTATCGTCGTTTATCTTCACCACCGTCGGCGTAGACTGA
- a CDS encoding sugar transferase: MKRFTKKLLLSIHGQIGSAFLSVLALVGALVLTETLGSNFIEMAAILVLIRLVYRLTRGPKPVLTSASIRRRLGGVMVDELTILLALSASAFMLNWAVTNLTMGVYFAIDLLLQSTGMFLSRVTLAYLRERARVSKTLTFEKQAVIVGTGRQAQRLADRILDSPDVDTLLIGFLDYHKDYLWRYRDVPLIGRPEALEKLIATCQIDALIVAVEPPDLLRTRPLFELAERMGVTICFLPEPFRPKVARMRPGFMCGLPTVVYRAVPEDQSLLLVKALVDRIGALVGLLLAAPLMLATAMAIKLESRGPVFFRQERSGLNGKTFKLFKFRTMCADAEEKKDTLKEQNEMSGPVFKIARDPRITKIGRILRKYSIDEVPQFFNVLRGEMSLVGPRPPLPREVAEYDPWQHRKLSVKPGVTCLWQVNGRNQIDFEDWMRLDLEYIDHWSLWLDAKILARTIPAVIKGSGT, translated from the coding sequence GTGAAACGGTTTACCAAAAAGCTACTGTTGTCGATCCACGGCCAGATAGGCTCCGCTTTCCTTTCGGTATTGGCGCTGGTCGGTGCTTTGGTCCTGACCGAAACGTTGGGATCGAACTTCATCGAGATGGCAGCCATTTTGGTACTGATCCGTTTGGTATACCGGTTGACCAGGGGACCCAAGCCGGTGCTGACATCGGCCTCGATCCGCCGACGGTTAGGTGGTGTAATGGTGGATGAGTTGACAATCCTGTTGGCTTTGTCCGCATCTGCATTTATGCTCAACTGGGCTGTTACCAACCTGACCATGGGCGTGTATTTTGCCATAGATCTGCTTTTGCAGTCAACCGGCATGTTTCTGTCACGGGTCACGCTCGCCTACCTGAGGGAAAGAGCGCGCGTGAGCAAAACTCTCACCTTTGAGAAGCAGGCCGTCATTGTCGGCACCGGGCGTCAGGCCCAACGTTTAGCCGACCGGATTCTCGACTCCCCGGATGTCGACACGCTATTGATCGGTTTTTTGGATTATCACAAGGACTACCTATGGCGCTACCGCGACGTGCCGTTGATCGGTCGACCCGAAGCACTGGAGAAATTGATAGCTACCTGTCAAATCGACGCTCTGATTGTCGCCGTGGAACCGCCCGATCTGTTGCGCACGCGCCCACTGTTTGAGTTGGCTGAGCGTATGGGTGTCACTATCTGTTTCCTGCCGGAACCGTTCCGGCCGAAAGTGGCCAGAATGCGTCCCGGCTTCATGTGCGGATTGCCGACAGTGGTCTATCGAGCCGTACCTGAGGATCAGTCTCTCCTTTTGGTAAAAGCTCTGGTTGACCGTATTGGTGCCTTGGTCGGGTTGTTACTGGCCGCGCCGCTGATGCTGGCTACAGCTATGGCAATCAAACTGGAAAGCCGCGGACCGGTTTTTTTCCGTCAGGAACGCTCCGGCTTGAACGGCAAGACATTCAAGCTGTTCAAATTTCGCACTATGTGTGCCGACGCCGAAGAAAAGAAAGATACCTTGAAGGAGCAAAACGAAATGAGCGGCCCGGTCTTCAAGATAGCGCGTGATCCTCGGATTACAAAGATCGGACGAATCCTGCGCAAGTACTCGATCGATGAAGTACCGCAGTTCTTCAACGTTTTGCGCGGCGAGATGTCGCTGGTGGGACCACGCCCGCCCCTGCCCAGGGAAGTGGCCGAGTACGACCCCTGGCAACATCGCAAACTCTCAGTGAAACCGGGCGTGACTTGTTTGTGGCAGGTCAACGGTCGCAACCAGATCGATTTCGAAGACTGGATGCGGCTCGACCTGGAGTATATCGATCATTGGTCGCTATGGCTCGATGCCAAGATACTGGCCAGAACCATTCCGGCGGTGATCAAGGGTTCCGGTACCTGA
- a CDS encoding tetratricopeptide repeat protein codes for MRVLDLYITPRNWRLSVLATALIIVFGATVAYSADDLKPNIVEALDAADTVKAMELLEAEIGLDPGYHMNYNQLGKIYYERRQFGPARDNFQLAVQKKKKHWESLYLLGRCQLELGEIDEAEKTMSDGRKRARKFDVAQFDNGFGLVMMARERFSDADLAFRAALILDSSNAEYHLHLGDANFYQGIPSLAISEYELALQVDTASLEVYYHWAEACLEMRDYTCAIDKLKVVLQKDSTHAPAWMRAGGIYFKAAMSISTRDERKARFMEAIGAYQRYLELSEVKPDTANVRVYFEIAMGYVNVGGAEQAVKYFEDVLSIPYVPRDIYFQYGKALWGVQDFVKSGEALQKHLTWLEDPDNAEATRIKPVELYQYLGDAYYYRKDKDFYSAIKYYSLSLDERPDQKRLLYNVAVSYHNEKQYAQALDYYQRRIDMGIDTSKNAGIYKNAGYCALNIANQDGSDDEESLEEEDMEEPVDSGIDPNLNYYEVAVGYMEQYLAIKPEEVKTILLVANTYLYQLSDCENGVKYFKRLLEVEPNNCDAKKALGYAYFGGVCTKNYSKALTHLLSAQQCLAATDGACNDVDLIVWIAQCYHTRAAENSSDKAASSDDFQKANQWYTKCLNCEPGNQVCKQGRDDTSFEF; via the coding sequence ATGAGGGTTCTTGATTTGTACATTACGCCTCGGAATTGGCGCCTATCTGTTCTCGCGACCGCGTTGATCATTGTGTTCGGCGCTACGGTCGCATACTCGGCTGATGATTTGAAGCCGAACATTGTCGAAGCTCTGGACGCGGCCGACACGGTCAAGGCGATGGAGTTGTTGGAAGCCGAGATCGGACTTGATCCGGGCTACCACATGAATTACAACCAACTGGGCAAGATATATTATGAACGCCGCCAGTTTGGTCCGGCCAGGGACAATTTCCAGTTAGCCGTCCAGAAGAAAAAGAAACATTGGGAGTCTCTTTATCTCCTGGGTCGATGTCAATTGGAGCTGGGCGAGATTGACGAGGCCGAAAAAACTATGAGCGACGGCCGCAAGCGCGCACGCAAGTTCGACGTTGCACAGTTTGATAACGGCTTTGGCCTGGTGATGATGGCTCGCGAACGGTTCTCCGATGCCGACTTGGCCTTCCGGGCTGCGCTCATTCTCGATTCAAGCAACGCCGAGTATCACCTCCATCTTGGTGATGCCAATTTTTATCAGGGCATCCCTTCTCTGGCCATCAGCGAATACGAGTTGGCCCTGCAAGTCGACACGGCATCGTTGGAGGTGTATTACCATTGGGCGGAAGCTTGTCTTGAGATGAGAGACTACACTTGTGCCATCGATAAGCTTAAGGTGGTTCTCCAAAAGGATAGCACCCACGCCCCGGCCTGGATGCGTGCCGGAGGTATTTATTTCAAGGCAGCCATGTCGATCAGTACGCGGGATGAACGCAAAGCCCGGTTCATGGAAGCCATCGGCGCCTACCAGCGTTATCTGGAATTGTCCGAAGTTAAACCGGACACGGCCAATGTTCGCGTCTATTTCGAGATTGCCATGGGCTATGTTAACGTCGGTGGCGCCGAGCAAGCGGTGAAGTATTTTGAAGATGTTCTGTCGATTCCCTATGTGCCCAGAGATATATATTTTCAATACGGCAAAGCGCTCTGGGGCGTGCAGGATTTTGTCAAGAGTGGCGAGGCTCTTCAGAAACATCTGACATGGCTGGAAGACCCCGACAACGCCGAAGCCACAAGGATCAAGCCGGTCGAACTATACCAATATCTGGGCGACGCTTACTACTACCGCAAGGACAAGGACTTCTACAGCGCCATCAAGTACTACAGTCTTTCGCTGGATGAACGTCCCGACCAAAAACGACTTCTGTATAATGTCGCGGTTTCCTATCACAATGAGAAACAATACGCGCAGGCCCTCGATTACTATCAGCGGCGAATCGACATGGGTATCGATACCTCCAAGAACGCCGGTATCTACAAAAACGCCGGCTATTGCGCCCTGAACATCGCCAACCAGGACGGTTCGGACGACGAGGAGAGCCTCGAAGAAGAGGACATGGAAGAACCAGTCGACTCAGGGATAGACCCTAATCTCAATTATTACGAGGTAGCTGTCGGCTACATGGAACAGTATCTGGCCATCAAGCCGGAAGAGGTCAAGACCATTCTTTTGGTGGCCAACACCTATCTTTATCAGTTGTCCGACTGCGAAAACGGTGTTAAGTACTTCAAACGTTTGTTGGAGGTAGAGCCCAACAATTGTGACGCCAAGAAGGCTTTGGGATATGCCTATTTTGGCGGCGTGTGTACCAAGAACTATTCAAAGGCGTTGACCCATCTGCTGAGTGCGCAACAGTGCCTGGCAGCAACCGACGGCGCCTGTAACGATGTAGATCTCATTGTGTGGATTGCCCAGTGTTACCATACCAGAGCGGCTGAAAACAGTTCAGACAAGGCAGCGTCCTCAGATGACTTTCAGAAAGCCAATCAATGGTACACCAAGTGTCTGAACTGCGAACCGGGTAATCAGGTATGTAAGCAAGGACGTGACGACACCAGTTTCGAGTTTTAG
- a CDS encoding thioredoxin domain-containing protein, which produces MEQAEQTEHKHTNYLIDENSPYLLSHAHNPVNWYPWGDEALKRAREENKPIFLSIGYAACHWCHVMERESFEDETVAALLNEHFVSIKVDREQRPDLDRIYMAFTTAISGSGGWPMSVWLTPELKPFYAGTYFPSEARYGRPSFMDLLTQIATAYRDNPKGIADQASQVFVQVSQRFETRLTKSNLSREMLKSAVQNLRGNFDDMYGGFGDRPKFPHAMELSLFLRHFQHSGDSVYLTDAQKALDGMANGGIFDHLGGGFARYSTDRAWLVPHFEKMLYDNGLLVPLYVDAYQITGEERYLDIVRRSLDWLLREMVDDNGGIYSTLDADSEGEEGKFYVWSEREIVNVLGKEDAALFNRFYNVTVGGNFEGHNILNIDPNSRKVREGSDREDFDSFLSDCRAKLFKARSKRVRPLTDDKILTSWNGLGLTALCKGYQVTGDKRYLEAALKNADFVQEQLYRSGKLTHSFREGRRSDGEFLEDYAYYTQGLLNLYESDPSGNGRWLEFAKELTTNAVELFMDDSGVFYLRPANADDLIVRPRSEHDESVPAPASIMASNLLRLNRLTDEHSFFDAGQKALDALSGRMKASPGSMSSAMIALDYYLSDKIEIVLVGEGEVRNAMLEELYSSYLPNRIIAIGTNSTGSGPTPLFEGRRSENGEVKAYVCRNSVCKLPVSSVAELRAQLQGI; this is translated from the coding sequence ATGGAACAGGCCGAACAAACCGAACACAAACATACCAACTACTTGATCGACGAAAACTCTCCATACCTCTTGTCGCACGCTCACAATCCGGTGAACTGGTATCCATGGGGCGACGAGGCGCTGAAGCGGGCGCGTGAAGAAAACAAACCGATCTTTCTGTCCATCGGCTATGCCGCCTGTCACTGGTGTCATGTAATGGAACGAGAGTCGTTCGAGGATGAGACGGTCGCGGCCCTTCTCAACGAACACTTTGTCAGTATCAAGGTGGATCGGGAACAGCGGCCGGACCTTGATCGTATCTACATGGCTTTCACCACAGCGATCAGCGGGAGCGGTGGATGGCCGATGTCGGTATGGCTGACACCCGAGTTGAAACCATTCTACGCCGGTACTTACTTTCCCTCTGAGGCCAGGTATGGGCGGCCGTCTTTTATGGACCTCCTCACTCAGATAGCAACCGCCTACCGCGATAACCCCAAGGGGATTGCCGACCAGGCAAGCCAGGTGTTTGTTCAGGTCTCGCAACGTTTTGAGACCCGCCTGACCAAGAGCAATTTAAGCCGTGAAATGCTTAAGTCGGCGGTGCAGAATCTTCGTGGCAACTTCGATGACATGTACGGTGGCTTTGGTGATCGCCCGAAGTTTCCACACGCGATGGAACTATCACTTTTCCTGCGTCACTTTCAGCACTCGGGCGATTCGGTCTATCTGACAGATGCTCAAAAGGCTCTGGACGGAATGGCCAACGGCGGTATTTTCGACCATCTGGGCGGCGGCTTTGCGCGCTACAGCACGGATCGAGCCTGGCTGGTACCGCACTTTGAGAAAATGCTGTATGACAACGGCCTGCTGGTGCCGCTTTATGTCGACGCCTATCAAATCACCGGCGAAGAGAGGTATCTCGATATCGTTCGGCGCAGTTTGGACTGGCTGCTCAGGGAGATGGTCGATGACAACGGCGGTATCTACTCCACCCTCGATGCCGACAGCGAGGGGGAGGAAGGGAAGTTCTATGTCTGGAGCGAAAGAGAAATCGTAAACGTGCTCGGTAAAGAGGACGCGGCGTTGTTCAATCGCTTCTACAATGTTACCGTTGGCGGCAATTTCGAAGGTCATAACATTTTGAACATAGATCCAAACTCCCGCAAGGTAAGAGAAGGATCGGATCGCGAAGACTTTGACAGTTTCCTTAGCGACTGTCGGGCTAAACTGTTCAAAGCGCGCAGCAAGAGAGTACGCCCGCTGACCGATGATAAAATCCTGACTTCGTGGAACGGACTGGGCTTGACGGCGCTGTGCAAAGGGTATCAAGTCACCGGTGACAAGAGATACCTTGAAGCAGCCCTGAAAAACGCAGATTTCGTGCAGGAGCAACTCTATCGGAGTGGGAAGCTGACACATTCGTTTCGTGAGGGACGTCGCTCGGATGGAGAGTTTTTGGAAGATTACGCATACTACACTCAGGGCCTGCTGAATCTGTACGAATCCGACCCCTCGGGCAATGGACGGTGGCTTGAGTTCGCTAAGGAACTAACCACCAACGCCGTTGAGTTGTTTATGGATGACTCAGGCGTCTTTTACCTCCGGCCGGCCAATGCCGACGATCTGATCGTCCGTCCTCGAAGTGAGCATGATGAGTCGGTCCCCGCACCTGCATCTATTATGGCCTCCAATCTGCTCAGGCTCAACCGCCTGACCGACGAACATTCGTTTTTCGATGCCGGACAAAAGGCGCTTGATGCTCTGTCCGGCAGGATGAAAGCCAGTCCCGGCAGTATGTCTTCGGCCATGATCGCACTGGACTATTATCTCTCCGACAAGATTGAAATCGTGCTGGTTGGTGAAGGCGAGGTTCGTAATGCGATGCTCGAGGAACTGTATTCAAGCTACCTGCCGAATCGCATCATTGCCATCGGCACGAATTCCACCGGGTCCGGTCCCACGCCACTTTTTGAGGGGCGCCGTTCTGAAAACGGCGAGGTCAAGGCTTATGTTTGCCGTAATTCTGTCTGCAAACTCCCGGTTTCCTCGGTAGCCGAATTACGGGCGCAGTTGCAGGGGATTTAG
- a CDS encoding MotA/TolQ/ExbB proton channel family protein, which translates to MVKQTIFVTLNALIAFAIGFGLWYGVFRTSDNPIVHSIYQGGPLVVLLIMIFIMCLVFVVERYFSLYGVAKGKSSVQVFFKNLIGEIQKDDLDGAMAACDKQRGTTANVLRAGIDRYREVKAQSDLDGEKRIQLTQSAIEEANALEGPLLERNLIALSTIASIATMVGLLGTTIGMIRAFAATGNVEGGVIDASALAVGISEALVNTAGGLASGILGIFFYNFFVNKVDAFNYTTDEATFEVLQILKEKEGI; encoded by the coding sequence GTGGTTAAACAAACAATCTTTGTGACCCTGAATGCGCTGATAGCATTCGCAATCGGTTTCGGTCTGTGGTACGGTGTTTTCAGAACATCGGATAACCCAATTGTACACTCGATTTATCAGGGTGGCCCCCTGGTCGTGCTGTTGATTATGATCTTCATCATGTGTCTGGTATTTGTCGTCGAGCGCTACTTTTCGCTTTACGGCGTGGCCAAGGGCAAGAGCTCGGTGCAGGTTTTCTTTAAGAACCTGATCGGTGAAATCCAGAAGGACGATCTCGACGGTGCTATGGCTGCTTGTGACAAGCAGCGCGGTACCACCGCCAACGTGCTCAGAGCCGGTATTGATCGCTATCGCGAAGTCAAAGCTCAGTCTGATCTGGACGGCGAAAAGCGAATCCAACTGACCCAGTCGGCGATTGAAGAAGCCAATGCCCTGGAAGGACCGCTTTTGGAGCGCAACCTGATCGCTCTGTCGACAATTGCATCGATCGCTACCATGGTCGGTTTGTTGGGTACTACCATAGGCATGATCCGCGCCTTCGCCGCCACCGGTAACGTTGAGGGTGGTGTCATCGACGCTTCGGCGCTGGCCGTCGGTATTTCTGAGGCGTTGGTTAACACCGCCGGTGGCCTGGCGTCCGGTATTCTCGGTATTTTCTTCTACAACTTCTTCGTGAACAAAGTGGATGCCTTCAACTACACCACTGATGAAGCTACCTTTGAAGTCCTGCAGATTCTCAAAGAGAAGGAAGGGATCTAA
- a CDS encoding biopolymer transporter ExbD, with amino-acid sequence MGKRRVAIRIDMTPMVDIAFLLLIFYMATTQFKPPEARAVELPQSHSQIELPDKDVINITVTKYDSIYVDYITKVEIEVEGKPMMVNARTVRPCDKYSVHNEVNRARAVSYKALIVVKGDNQASFGTMQDVMKSMQENELERFLIITDLETSLGEDE; translated from the coding sequence ATGGGTAAGAGACGCGTAGCCATCAGGATCGATATGACTCCAATGGTGGATATTGCCTTCTTGCTGTTGATCTTTTATATGGCCACGACGCAGTTCAAACCGCCGGAAGCCCGCGCGGTCGAGTTGCCTCAGTCACATTCACAGATCGAGTTGCCGGACAAAGATGTCATCAACATCACCGTCACCAAGTACGATTCGATCTACGTCGACTATATCACCAAGGTTGAGATTGAGGTCGAAGGTAAGCCGATGATGGTAAACGCGCGGACGGTTCGGCCATGCGATAAATATTCGGTGCACAACGAGGTTAACCGAGCCCGTGCCGTTAGCTACAAAGCGCTGATTGTGGTCAAGGGTGACAACCAGGCTTCATTCGGCACGATGCAGGACGTTATGAAGTCTATGCAGGAAAACGAACTGGAACGCTTCCTGATCATCACCGATCTGGAAACGTCGCTCGGCGAGGACGAATGA
- a CDS encoding aminotransferase class I/II-fold pyridoxal phosphate-dependent enzyme — protein MITTTTSNSVRLDQLTADIARKLAVDPQTILPFADYIDLLGDLLTQFGGPTSRLVAAGQVTSEVAQAADRSQIEIEERLSPSPFSSRPQSVIEGVNARSDIVYIANPNRITGATYSLSNLEEIANAVPEGALIVDEYYFDYYGVSALPLTETHSNVIVLRSFTAAFSINSADIGLVLAGRPAIEKIAQAHSGSVFTKALCRTVESVLTNEEAVVNRMAEVRQESLRIAQALDACGLFCRTTPADFLLMRVADPKSFGNALAADKIAVDNLHGYPQMKNYVRYRIESPLNNDHLIRAVQRMIPDHFRMKRPDARPTKTHHGEETIVPSPVQSRLQSVTETKASNRLEETVENE, from the coding sequence ATGATAACGACTACCACCAGCAACAGTGTTCGTCTGGATCAGTTGACGGCCGACATCGCAAGAAAGCTGGCCGTCGATCCTCAGACGATCCTGCCGTTCGCCGACTACATTGACCTTCTGGGCGACCTGCTGACCCAGTTCGGCGGTCCCACGTCGCGCCTGGTCGCTGCCGGTCAGGTGACTTCGGAAGTAGCACAGGCGGCTGACCGCTCGCAGATTGAAATTGAGGAACGGCTGTCGCCGTCGCCGTTCTCCAGCCGTCCGCAGTCGGTGATAGAGGGCGTCAACGCCCGGTCCGACATCGTTTACATAGCCAATCCCAATCGAATTACCGGCGCTACTTACTCCTTGTCTAATCTCGAAGAGATAGCCAACGCCGTCCCTGAAGGAGCGCTGATTGTCGACGAATACTACTTCGACTACTACGGTGTGTCGGCGCTGCCGTTAACCGAGACACACTCCAATGTTATCGTGCTCAGGTCGTTCACCGCCGCCTTCTCGATCAACTCGGCCGATATCGGATTAGTGTTGGCCGGTCGTCCTGCCATTGAGAAGATCGCCCAGGCCCACAGCGGATCAGTGTTCACAAAGGCTCTCTGCCGCACTGTCGAATCGGTCCTGACCAACGAGGAGGCCGTGGTTAATCGCATGGCCGAAGTGCGTCAGGAATCGTTGCGTATCGCCCAGGCGCTGGATGCTTGCGGTCTGTTTTGTCGCACAACTCCCGCCGATTTTCTACTCATGCGTGTCGCCGACCCGAAATCATTCGGCAACGCCCTGGCTGCCGACAAAATCGCAGTGGACAATCTTCACGGCTATCCTCAAATGAAAAACTACGTTCGTTATCGCATCGAGTCTCCGTTGAACAACGATCACCTTATCAGGGCCGTACAGCGAATGATTCCGGATCACTTCCGCATGAAGCGTCCGGATGCCCGTCCGACCAAAACGCACCACGGCGAAGAGACAATTGTGCCGTCGCCGGTGCAAAGCAGACTGCAATCAGTCACGGAGACAAAGGCTTCAAACCGCCTGGAGGAGACGGTCGAGAACGAATAG